The following proteins come from a genomic window of Miscanthus floridulus cultivar M001 chromosome 2, ASM1932011v1, whole genome shotgun sequence:
- the LOC136537377 gene encoding uncharacterized protein, giving the protein MDGGSGLNILYIDTLDAMCIPRSELHPVGSPFHGVILRAQAYLLGHIDLPITFDSRANFRSEVLTFEVDFLGSYHAILGRPCYARFMAIPNYTYLKLKILGPNGVIIVSSAFSHAFTCDREHYELATAVVNSSELPWLRQSSVLAAPNCNQPTSSSAFHPLEETKVVEIDPTNPTKTVRIRTQLLAK; this is encoded by the coding sequence ATGGACGGCGgaagtggcctcaacatcctatacatcgacaccctcgatgccatgtgcatcccccgatCAGAACTCCACCCAgtgggctcccccttccatggggtaatcctgagagcgcaggcatacctgctcgggcacatcgatctacccatcacgtTTGAtagccgagccaacttccgctcagaggttctcaccttcgaggtggactttctagggtcctaccacgccatcttggggcggccatgctacgcgagattcatggcaatccctaactacacctacctcaagctgaagatccTGGGACCAAACGGTGTCATCATTGTGAGTAGCgcattctcgcacgccttcacgtgcgaccgtgaacactacgagctcgccactgcggtcgtcaactcgtccgaaCTCCCGTGGCTCAGGCAGTCATCGGTCCTAGCAGCCCCGAACTGTAACCAACCAACTTCCTCATCGGCCTTTCACCCGCTTgaagaaaccaaggtggtggaaatcgatcccaccaacccaaccaagacagttcggatcaggacccagcttctagccaaatag